The following are encoded together in the Perca fluviatilis chromosome 23, GENO_Pfluv_1.0, whole genome shotgun sequence genome:
- the ndufb2 gene encoding NADH dehydrogenase [ubiquinone] 1 beta subcomplex subunit 2, mitochondrial, protein MSSFGRALGVLRTGTRLLRRGTQRITTRKASGGPHIEPQYRQYPQITKKQKFESELISGVMWFWILWHCWHDPDAVLGHFPWPDASAWTDEDLGIPADDEE, encoded by the exons ATGTCTTCTTTTGGAAGGGCGTTGGGAGTCCTTCGGACAGGAACTCGGCTCCTCAGACGCGGTACACAAAGGATAACGACCAGAAA GGCCAGCGGAGGGCCGCACATTGAGCCACAGTACAGGCAATATCCCCAGATAACGAAGAAACAGAAATTCGAATCCGAGCTCATCAGCGGTGTCATGTGGTTCTGGATCCTTTGGCACTGCTGGCACGACCCTGATGCAGTCCTG GGTCACTTCCCCTGGCCGGATGCTTCTGCATGGACAGATGAGGACCTTGGAATCCCAGCAGATGACGAGGAATAA